Below is a genomic region from Salvelinus fontinalis isolate EN_2023a chromosome 2, ASM2944872v1, whole genome shotgun sequence.
TTAAATAGTAGACTTATAAGACATACCACATGAATACCCTCAACAcgtatacacacacccacacatacgcCTGCACACAttcatacctacatgtacataatatgTGAATTTATGATCAATTCCAATAAGCAATTGGTGCCCCGTCCGAGGAACATTTAGGATGGGAAAGATGTGCGTTTTTTTTGCTCTCAAAAAGAAGCAGAAAGCTTTGAAAAAGCCGGTGatgtgggtggggttgggggtgggACTGGGGATGAAGTTGGGGGGACTCGGGGCATTTGATAACTTATATATTCGACTTTCTGGTTGTCTTTCATaattggtcagaaaatgtcaatTTGTGTGGTCTGCTGTTCCAAGAGTCAAAATGCAGGTGTTGCTTACGCAAAGGAAAAGATACAGAAGCATGGGCATCTTTCTGCCCGAGAGTCAGTGTGCATATCCACATCCTGCTCTCTCAGAGTGTAACACCAGGTTAGAATGGTCAGATTTGCGAGGATACGGTGGATAGCTGATAAAGTATCTCACGATCAACAAACGCCTCCAGAATAGTGTGCCCTCCAGGTGTACTGCATCCAGAAACCGTTGTCTTACATCCACAGTCCAAAAAGCCCATTACTGTCTCAGTCCTACTGGCCCATCTATGAAGGTCCCGGGAGAGCTCCATGTACATTCTACAACTGGAATACATTCTACTTTCTGGGGATCTTTCATGATGACACTGTCCAAATGGCCTTCTGTAAATGACCACCATGTTCTTCAGTGGGGAGGCCGCCAGGCGACCAATGGCTAGGTGTTTCAGGGTAGCAGTAAGCAATGACAGTGACTGggaactgactgactggctgggggtaTTTCTCTGTGTGACTGTGGGTCAGTGAGGGGATTTGGCCACTCATACCCTGTGTCCTTGTCTCCTGCTCCTGGGAACTTAGTGGGATTGGGGAGGGCGGGGGGTTTGTTAGGGGGAAAAAGTGTGGAAATGGCACAATGTGTTAGTAAGAGTTAAAAATGTCAGGAATGGCACAAACAATTTATGTTTTCTTAAAGGTGAAAAGATTGGGAGTTTTTCCAACAGCAAGACTGAACTGTCTTTGATATATATTAAACAACAGTTGCCTGGGCCAGGAGAATGGAGGCACATTTTACAGAACCTAGTCATTGCTACAGTATATAGCATCTTCTATGGAGTTTCAATATAAAATAAACATTCACATTTGAAAGGATGGTGAGATTAAGATTAATTTACTATATTTGTCAAACCAGAGATGAAGTCTTTGACATTTATCCTTCTTATGCTCTATTGTTGTTAGTGAACTTAAAAAGCAGGATAGTTGTTGGTTAAGTAGCCCCTGTAAGCGATATGAAACACCTGGGTCCATATTGTAATGGGAAGCTTAGAAAGGGTTTTGTTGACTGAGGCTCAAAATTCCCATAAACATTTTCTTGTTTAGGGAAGGCACATGTTCTGCTGAGTCGTCTGAACTATCTTGGCCAAGTAAATCTGGCAACTTATTCACACCCAGCCTGTTTGGAAGGATTTTTTGTCAATGAGAACACATCTCATGTTTAGTTCTATGTAAATGTTAACTCAATTTGACAGGCATGGCAAGGACTGACTAATGTCTGCTCTTGGATGACGTCATCCCCTAAATTATAAATAGAATATAATTTCTTAATAATATCCCTTCTACCATATAATATCCCTTCTGCCATTATCCTCTATTGTACTCCCATCTGGAATACATATCAGTCTATATATGTTGGATCTATTCAGGTAAGTGACCACTACTTATAATCCTGTATTAAGTACTCCCATCTATGTAGTGGGCGGATAATGTGTTTTCCATTATGAATCcgaaagtacagtacagtgtgtgttTGCAATACGGGTCAGGAGCAGGAATTGTTATTGCCTCCTGAATGGGGCTGTGTGGCTATGGGGAGGGGTAGATAGATTGCCTCCTGAATGGGGCTGTGTGGGTATGGGgaggggtaggtaggtagattgCCTCCTGAATGGGGCTGTGTGGGTATGGGGAGGGGTAGGTAGTTTGCCTCCTGAATGGGGCTGTGTGGGTATGGGgaggggtaggtaggtagttTGCCTCCTGAATGGGGCTGTGTGGGTATGGGgaggggtaggtaggtagattgCCTCCTGAATGGGGCTGTGAGGGTATGGGTGTGGAGCCAGTGTCCTGGATGAGGAACtcatgatggatggatgaatgaattaATGACTGTAGACAGATAGAAGAAGTGGCCGGAGATCGAGGAGCTAGTGAAGATTAGGTCACATCATCAGATTCTGCTGCCGTGGGGCAGGTGGGGCAGGGCCACCCCGGGCCTCCTCTCGGGGCAGCGCTGGGGGTAGGGCACACTATGGGTGGAGTGCAGCAGGCCGGGGAGCTCCCTGGGGGCACGGCCCCAACGCCGGGACACCCACCCCCACCTGGGGCTCACGCCCTCCATCCTCCGGGTGCGCTTCCCCGCGTGGCCAAACAGGGCAGCCGCCAGGGGCCATTGTCCGTCTGAGCTGGGCTCCTGGCAGGTGGGGACACAGGGTTTAGGCTGGGGCTTGTGCCTGGAGCCCTGGAGCCCCTCCTCTAGGCAGGGCAACCAGGCCGCCCCATGGCCCTCGGCAGGCATGAGGTTCTGGGTGAGGGCTAAGGAGGGAGTAGGGTGTGAGCAGGCAGGGGGGAGCCTGATCCGACCATCCTCTCCCAGCATGGGCCCCAGCAGGCCTAggctggttctgtctgtcaacGAGTCCGTGCGGTCTTCATAGCCCAGGTCGGCTGGAGCCGAGCACTGCTGCAGGAAACAATGACCCTTCCCCCCAGCGTCCGTGGTGCCCCCGTCCTGGCAGCCCATCTCCCCTTGaccttcctcctccacctccgcCACTTCCTCGTCcttttcctcctccccctcttcgtCCTCCTCTCCCGGCGGGGGCGCGCGGAGGTCTCTGAGGAAGACCACAATGACTGAGATGTTGTCGCTGGAGCCGGCGTCACGGGCCGAGGCCACCAGCTTGTGGGCCACCATGGTGCTGTCGCCGCTGTTCTCCGTCAGGTGGTCGCTGACCACACGCACCGCCTCGTCGGGGCTGACTGTGTCGTAGAAGCCGTCGCATGCCAGGATCAGGTAGTCCTCCGTGCCGTCCAATGGGACGATGTGTTGGTCAGCAACGCCAGAGATGTAGGGCTTGTGCTCATTGTCGCCTGTCAATCACCAAGACAAAGAGAGATAAGAAACAAAGAAAAAAATAATGTATTCTATATATTGTCAAATGTTTCTCATTGAAGCACTTTTTTATAAAAACAGGAACCTGTTAAACCCTCAAAGAGCTGACAACAACATCATGTGATATTCAGTGCTGCTTTATCTGTCAAGTCCACAAGGCTATGCATCTGTGTTTTGAAATCATGGTTGAGAAAAATAAAGAATAAATGCCACCTTATCACCTAGACGTGTTGTTCGGCACTTTGGCCCCGATTCCAAACCGAGTTAAGAGCGCCTAAACGGAATGTTATAacctttttatgcacttttctctctttGCGTATTCATGCTATTCACCTGCTATTCGTTCGGGATGGAAATCTAAGAAATTAAGGTGTGgcagaggtgtgtctacagatacgccgtattctgaccttgacttcaTTCCATAATAATTCCATCACCTTTATGCGagaggaaaccatgaataaggttGAGCGAATCTGCAGTttccaagtggaaaaagcatCCACTTAATTTTTTATGATAGAAATAACAtaattctccatgcactgtaatttacaacttgataagcgctattgataagagctgggtaaatgagtaatccgtttggataagggaattgtaaatataaatgacacttgttttatttcacctggagacaaatgtgaaaccagtcatagggcagcaaactgaagcatatcaacatTCCCACAGTAAAGTTGTTGAAATGCTGTGCCATTATGTAGAATTTTAATTGTACAGCCTTGTAACTTGCAGGGATGGGAACTCTTGAATGGCTTAATTATAGGCTACCCCGACTTTCTGTTTCCTAtttctatcatgttaaatattagtcaCTATCAGCACCTACAGTCAGTAGGCCTAATAACCACACATATTCAACTGACAATttactgttagttcccttcagttggtatagcctacattatcattccatttaaTTCCATTGTTTAATTTACCTTCATTTGCTTCCTCTGTAAACGCCGTCACGGCCATGTGGTTGTTGCTGAGGATCATTAGTAACAGTTGATTGAGTAATGTTAAACACCAGTTGGTGCTGAAATGGAGACGAATAGGCATATATTTAGATGGATTTCTTTTATTGATCCTCATTTCCTTAACCCGTTCTCTTGATGTATTCTAGTCTGTCGACAAAATAAAAGGTACaccgtatttaaagggatggcttcaGATAAATGTACCGAAAACCCTACTGAATGAAAACTCCACGAGAAAAGTTCAGCggttgaattacatttattcagCGCGTGCAAGGGAACCACACCTGCAAAGCCCGTTACGGACCTTCATAAGGTATGTTTGAAACGGCTGAGAAGTGCATAGGAAAGGCGTGTGTAAATACGGCGTAATCTGGGGTCCTTTGTGActaatgtatttatatatacatatgaaTATCAGTGTTGCAATagctgtcttctctcctctccttcatgcaGCAGGAATTAAACAGTTGTTATGTAGCAGCCATTTGCTGTCGAGGAAGCGGTTGTTTTGATATCAGATTAGTGGAGTTTTAGGATTATGGAACAGCAGGTCACAGTATAGCTTTCTCACTAGCTACCACTAAAATAACTATCAGGAAATACGACTAGAAGCTAGCCTCAAGTTGCCTTGTGCATCAGGGTTGGGGGTCAATTAGAATTGTCAGTTATTTCCATTTTTGGGGGGAAATAAAATCGAATCACTTCCTGAATAGACTTCAAttcgaattgaccccaaccctattGTGTATGTAAATGGGCACAGTTGGATTCTAATGCAGTCTTTACAGTGGATTCCAATGTCGAGGCCATTTGTTTTCAAGAGAACAACAGTATTGTTGTGATTGTGATGTTTTATTATTGGAGCTGTGAGATTATTCCATCTAATCCCATTAGGATTTGAAATACCTGCTGGGAAATCAGACTGGTCACCTAACCTAAAGTTACGTACATTTATGTATGCATAAAGTTACAGGAAACTCTCAACCCCCACCTCTGGGCTGCTATTTGTCTCCCACTCAGCACAGTGTCAGCTGATCCTTGGCTGTGGCACTCAATCACCAAGATAGTTTAGACTGATTATGGGCCTCCTGCTGAGTGGtgagttgcacacacacacactctctgcacaacacacacgcactctctgcacgacacacacgcactctctgcacgacacacacacactctctgcacgacacacacacactctctgcacaacacacacgcactctctgcacaacacacacgcactctctgcacaacacacacacactctctgcacgacacacacacactctctgctcGACACACTCCGACCTCTTGTACTTCATACGGTAATTGTATAAATACAAGGCATAGAGTGATTGTTTGCACCTATGGCTCTGGATACGGACAGGCTGCCATTAACCCTCCACGTGCCGAACCAGATGACACAGCCTCCCAGAGCCTCAATACGCTGCTTCTCATCCtgcagagggagaaagaaagatagtATTATGTACAAAGATATGTGGTTGTATATGAGACAGACATCTCTGCTCAAGTGATGTTAACCCCTGTGTGTGAAGTGAACAGTGATTAAGTgagtgttttgtgttttgtgtgtgtgtgtgtgtgtgtgtgtgtgtgtgtgtgtgtgtgtgtgtgtgtgtgtgtgtgtgtgtgtgtgtgtgtgtgtgtgtgtgtgtgtgtgtgtgtgtgtgtgtgtgtgtgtgtgtccgtgcgtgcgtgcgtgtgacctCTCTGTCAGGCTTGTGAGGCTTCATCAGTTCCACGGCCTGGCCTTTCTTGACCAGCATGACCTGAGAGTCCCCTAGCCAGGCCACATACAGGGTCCGCCCCCTTAGAAAGGTCACCACCCCCGTGGTGCCGCAGCGCAGGttctgtaacacacagacagacacacacacatgtacatacaTACGGGTGTATACATACATATATGAATGTCCGGTAACATGTCAACTGGGTcgttccatttgatttcaatcATTTTTTGACCACACCCcatttgatttgaatgaaaatGTCCATACTATACCAATTTGAGCCCTTACCTCCATCTTAGCTTTCCGGATGAAGCGTTCATCGGTGACTCTGAAGGCGCGACACAGGGCCTCCCCCGGATCTTGGCTGAAGCACTCCTGGTGCACCATATTGACGTGGAGGTGGTTGGCGGCGTAGATGGCGGCGTCCACGCCTCCATGGCCATCGAACACGGCGAAGAAGGCCTGCTCCTCCTGgtcctgaaaacacacacacaggtcaaagGTGAAAACAGTATGACAAGAGGATGAGCATGCAATGTCTTAGAGCTTCAATACTTTCAGGACGTATTTCTCTTATTTCTGCACTTCATTGGAGTCACCACCTGTTCTAACATGATAGTAATTCATGTATAGACTCTCATCAATAGTATGATGCAATGCAAAGCATTCATTTGTCTCAATCATTCATCTATCTCAATCATTCCATAAAGAAATTGAACTCATCATAGTAATGTTTTCTAAATCACAATTGCTTCTACAGCATAGTTCGTTGCGTGTCACTCTCGTGACGTTGTGTGTTTTCCATGAATGGCATGTGTAGTAGTGCCTCATCACGAATATGCAAATCGAAATATAACCTGCTTGCGTCTCCATCTATTTGATTTAATTAACTGGGGTTTAATGCCAGTTAGCAGGCTTACCCGCCACTAGCATGCTTAGCTAATAGAATGGGATAAACATTTGATCCAACTGAATAATTATCTCAGGATCCTTCCTCTTGtccatctgcctgtctgtcccggGGTCGTCTCACTGGCCAGTTTGCTCAGAGGGGACGTAAGGGGAGGGGCCATAATCGTTGGGGATGACTGGAAAACTAATAAGGATAGGACTTCAATGACTGATTGACTCTGTGTGGCTCAGATAACATGCCATTATCAGGCTGGTGTGtgtctgtcaaatcaaatcacatttgattGGTCGCGTAAACACATTTTGCAGTTCTCGCAGGTGCAGCTAAATGTTTCTAGCTCCAgttctatctatctgtctatctgtctgtgtgtctgtgtgtctgtgtgtctgtgtgtctgtgtgtgtgtgtgtgtgtgtgtgtgtgtgtgtgtgtgtgtgtgtgtgtgtgtgtgtgtgtgtgtgtgtgtgtgtgtgtgtgtgtgtgagggtgtgttgtTCAGCTTCATTGAAATCATTTCCTTCATGCCCGAGGGAGCACGTTAGAGTGCTGTAGCCAATAATGCTATTAGAAGCATTTCATTCACCAGCGGCTACCTACTGTGCTATCATTTACTGTTCTTATTGGGGTTGTAATGGGAATAACTCGTATAGGAGAGTTTTATTGATCTCCCCCCCATAGTGAAGTGAGTCGATAGCTTCCCAGCTGGGTTAGCCCACTCAGTGGGGGGGGTCTCTTCATTAGCTGATATACACAGAATAATAAAATGCTCTTTTTAGCCAGTCGGCAGCGATTTTGAAGAGTGCCTCTACAGGGttgaggtcaattccatttcaattcaggcaATTCAGGatgtaaactgaaattccaattttcCTCAATttagaattggaatttcagtttacttcctgaattgaaatgcGCTGTTTCACATGGTGATACTGTGTATTACTGTTCTTGCATCAAGTGTTAGGCCAAATGTTGCTAAGAAACATTGAAACAATGACAGACATCCTGGAGTCTTTGATAGGAGGATATATTTTGAGTGTGGCCAAGAACAAGGTATTGATTTTGTGGTCATCAGGATGCCATGTGTCTTGGGGTTTCTAGAGAGCTCTTTTAGAGTAAGCACTTTTAAGGCCACTATAGGGTTGGGCAGTATCCAGatttcataccgtttctgtaccacacTGGGGTATACGTATTACCGAATGTGCACACCAGGGGCGCTATTTCGCACCCCCGCAGCCCACGAGAGACGGGGGGCGCCCAACCCACATTTCttctatctatatatattttttgtaatgaTATTGAAAATCATACCATCTTTATGTCTAAATACCCCGGTATAAGGTATATCACCCAAGCCTAGCCCACTAGGGAGAAGCCTTAGGGCAGGGCTACAGTAGTACTCGAGCCCTCTTTTCCCACCCTTTCCTCTTATGCTTTACCAGAAACGCCAATCAATTGTAATTGAAGTTAAAGAGTCCATATCCCTTTAATGGTTATGGTAAGAACTGgagggtaatctgatcctagatctgtggttgaaGGTTGCTCTCTTCATCAACCTAGCGACATGCTGGAGTCACCCGTACCTGTATGTtgaactgatcctagacctgtggttAAGGATTACTCTATTCATGCTTACCTGTATGTTGAACAGGGTGTTGAAGTCGGGGATGACGATGTGTTTGTCCTCCATCTTGCGGCGCATGTTTTTGATGGCGTGGATGGAGGTCTCGTAGTAGGGCTGAGGGCGGCGGCGGTAAGGGAAGTCTTTCAGCCACAGGCAGCATGTTTCACACAACTTATTGAAGATGAGCCGGGCAAAGGCCACCG
It encodes:
- the LOC129818472 gene encoding protein phosphatase 1E-like — protein: MAGSATEEKTFRRFLELFLREMRPPLQENDPVPMRPLSDLTSEDEVEGECLDMCLQHLCKYNCPFSLAAALARATADSVLQSDLSIYHIQKTVEDGVDPFPQIESVAFARLIFNKLCETCCLWLKDFPYRRRPQPYYETSIHAIKNMRRKMEDKHIVIPDFNTLFNIQDQEEQAFFAVFDGHGGVDAAIYAANHLHVNMVHQECFSQDPGEALCRAFRVTDERFIRKAKMENLRCGTTGVVTFLRGRTLYVAWLGDSQVMLVKKGQAVELMKPHKPDREDEKQRIEALGGCVIWFGTWRVNGSLSVSRAIGDNEHKPYISGVADQHIVPLDGTEDYLILACDGFYDTVSPDEAVRVVSDHLTENSGDSTMVAHKLVASARDAGSSDNISVIVVFLRDLRAPPPGEEDEEGEEEKDEEVAEVEEEGQGEMGCQDGGTTDAGGKGHCFLQQCSAPADLGYEDRTDSLTDRTSLGLLGPMLGEDGRIRLPPACSHPTPSLALTQNLMPAEGHGAAWLPCLEEGLQGSRHKPQPKPCVPTCQEPSSDGQWPLAAALFGHAGKRTRRMEGVSPRWGWVSRRWGRAPRELPGLLHSTHSVPYPQRCPERRPGVALPHLPHGSRI